The following is a genomic window from Benincasa hispida cultivar B227 chromosome 7, ASM972705v1, whole genome shotgun sequence.
TTTGACCTGCCCATATGAACTTTGTCTGCATAAACTTGTAAATAGGTACAAGGATTGGTGTTAAGTTATAAATTCATGGTATGAAATAGTTTTATGATTGAGTTGAGAATAGAAATTGCAGGCtcgttgagtacaaaataacaaatggaatcAGCCATTTCACCCTGACAAATTTATCTACTGTTGATAATAACAAATACGGATTCATGATAGGAATGGTATTAGAGGGATATTAAAGGTACATTAGTAATTAGTTAAAGAATTTGTTGGGGAAGTTCGGTTATAAATTCAGTGAGTAGGGAAGAAGGGAGGGAGGGATATTTTGTTGAGTGCATTGTGAATTTCAAGATTGAGAAGGTTCAAGTACCTCGAAAACTTGGTTTATCTTGTAATTCAGTTATCATTTACATTTCAAGATATTTGGTTTCTATCAATTCATTTTTGGAGTTGTTAATAATGGGGTTTTAAAACAGGTGACTGCTGCTCTTGCTAAAGCCGGACTGGAGTCATCTAATCTCATTGTGGGAATTGATTTCACGAAGAGCAATGAGTGGACAGGTCAGTTTTCATCTCATAGTTTCTAGTTCAACACATTTAATCCCTGGTCTTTTAGCATGTTGAAACCCTTTTCGACGTAGGTTCAAGGTCGTTTAATCGACGTAGTTTACACCACATTGGGAACGGGCAGAATCCATATGAACAAGCTATATCTATAATAGGACAGACATTATCAGCTTTCGACGAGGATAACTTGATTCCCTGCTTTGGATTTGGAGATGGTAATTGCATTCATTCAAACCGCTATCTCGATTTTTGCTATAATCTTTTGATAACAGGGGAATTATTGACAGTTGAAGTGTGTTTTTTGCAGCATCAACCCATGATCAAGATGTTTTTAGCTTCTATGAGGATGACAGGATATGTAATGGATTTGAGGAAGTTTTGCATCGTTACAGGGAAATTGTTCCCAACTTAAAACTTGCAGGTAATTGTtttcttgtttcaatccattTGAACTGTTGACCATTTGGCTTCCTTTAACCCTTGTTTTCTCCCTTCTTGTAGGGCCTACATCTTTTGCACCAATAATTGAGATGGCCATGACAATAGTTGAGCAATCTGGTGGTCAGTACCATGTTTTGCTGATAATTGCCGATGGGCAGGTCAGTCCAATTTCGAACTACCAAGTTGTACGACATCCATCTTTAATGATCTTACAATACAGATATATGAAAAAACTTGGATGTTGCATATTGTTACATCATTTGGTCGCCTTAATAGTATAGATGTCTAAAAGAAATCGCCTTAAAATCAGGTCACAAGAAGCGTTGACACGCATAACGGTCAACTGAGTTTACAAGAACAAAAGTCAATCGATGCAATTGTAAGGGCGAGGTAAATATCAAGCAACTTCATCTTTGATTATCCAAAGTCTTTTTTTCTTAAAGCACAAGTATACTTGCAGCGAGTACCCGTTGTCAATAATCTTAGTTGGTGTCGGAGATGGGCCTTGGGATATGATGAAGGAATTTGATGATAACATCCCAGCCCGAGCTTTCGATAATTTTCAGGTTTTCAACTGCTATTCCATACATGAAAGATTTTTCTTGGTTTTTCTCCCCTTCACAACTTGAAATATATGTTGACTATCGAAAATTGCTTGGCATATCCATATCTAGTTTGTCAATTTCACCGAGATGATGTCGAAAAATGTAAACAATGTCAGAAGGCAAACAGAATTTTCCCTCGCTGCATTGATGGAAATACCTTCTCAATACCTGGCAACTCTAGAGCTTGGCTTATTGGGGTATGCATTCACTCATTGTATTGAGATTCAACGGTTTTTTTGACGATTTACGAATGCTATTTCTTTACTCTCAATGAAGCAGAAGACAAAGAGGGATTTCACCAGAAAGAGTACCTCTTCCCCCTCCTGTGTACAATGGCTACTCAAGAACCCCGCGCTCAAACAATTTTCCGACCAGAACACCTTCACTTGGTAGATACAACCAAGGAGTTGGCACAACTTCATCCTCAAGTTCTCATTATGACAACCAGGTTTCTAATCTCTTTGTTGCTAGCAATTAAACATTTACTTTTCCTAGGGGCCTAACAAgctattcttttattttgaacTCTATTGAACTTTATGCTTCATATCATTTGAACCTATTATTATTTGGATCTCTTTCTAGTAAAGACTAATATTGTGAAAATGGCTTGGCCTTGCAGCTTTGCCCCATTTGTCTCACAAATCCAAAGGATCTGGCTTTTGGTTGTGGCCATCTGGTAAGAACCAAATCCTATGATTATCCTGGTAAATGAAACTCATTCTCCTTTGTAAATTATTCACAAATTATTCCCTTTCCTAATGCAGACATGTTGCGACTGCGGAGAAAATCTCGAGTTGTGCCCCATATGCCGAAGCTTTATTCAGACTAGAATAAGGCTTTACTAAGTCTTGCCATACTGTATAAATGGGTCATTTATCCTATTTTTTGGCTCCTTGAAACTTACATTGAAGGTCGAGGCTTCAACACAACTTGAGGGTATAGAGTATTATATCGTCTTGATTGTGTTTTGAACCTACCCCATTTGATGACAGTTTCAAAGAACATCAATATTGTTCTACTGAGAGTTTGTACATATGGGATGTTTTTCTGTCTGCTTCATCACAAGATCAAACACAACTATAGCCATTGATTCGAAATTATAAACACAATGACACGTAGAGGATTCAATGACACGTAGAGGATTTGCAGAAGCTTCAAAGATGGAGATCGTGTTAATCTTATCATTAAGCTTATTTCTTTCTTAGAATcctttttgtgtgtgtgtgtacaTATTGGTCTTTAGGTTGTTGCATAAATCTTTCAAACTTGTTTATCTTTATCTTCAACAAAGCAGACGTTTTTTCCTTCAATAAAATTCATCATTGTCATTAAATAGAGTTACAAACCGGcgccaaaagaaaaaagaaataataataatagagtTACAAGTTTATACACAATATCTGGAGTACACCTATTCAATATTgctgaaattttcttttgtattgAAGAATGCCAAAGTTATAAATGATACGACAAGGCTAAATAGGCAGCGTTACATTTCCTCTgctaaactaataataaaagtGTATACAGGAGGGAGAgtatcaataaaaatatgaatTACTTGAATGGCCGTATGAATCTTGCGTGTACTCTGGCTCTGGAACCGCATCCCAGGACGCCAAGGAACCCCCCACCAAGGTTCTTCCTTCTGGTTCTTGAAGGAATCTTCGGTCTTCCAAATAGGATTCAATGTCCAAtattatatgattcaaatgtgaGTTCCCTTTTCCTCTTAGCGCACTCAGGAAGTTGTCAGAGATGATGTTCAAAAGCTTCCTGAACTGGGatttatattttctaaacaGTGCAAACCCTGCTACCTATATGATGATACAAACTAGGGTCACACCATGATTTTTTCAGCTTACTTCTCAGTAATTAAACTTCTATtcaacttacttttaagaacgCATTGAGCGAGGCTGCAGTATATGTATTGGGGGGAACCGCATTTAGAAATCTTGCTAGCCATGCCCAACCTTCCTCAAGACCATGTAAGTTGCGGACACCAGGAACTTCTGTCTGCCAAATGATCCATTTTTATAAGTTGCTTTTATAGAAAGATTACTAATGTCATAATTGTTGAATATGGGGTATAATAACTAGATAAGGAAAGTAGCTCAACTATATACATCTCTGAAGTAATAAGCAGCAAGACGAAATATTTCAAGGTACTTCTCGAGCTATTAGAAGGGACAAACCTGAATCAATGCCCCATATAGTTTCATGTATGCTTCTAGCCGCATCAAATAATTCTCAACACTCTCCATTTTTCCATTGTCCTCTCGAAATCCAATAGTTTTGTAATATGACTCTTTGGATTCAAATGCAGCCTATGGCAATTTATGTGTAAAAATTACACAATATGCAAGTGAGGAATcacacaaataaaaaaataaacatagtaGATTTACAGCACAAGCGCACTAAACCATTTGTATTGATCCAAATGtggtttaaattttgaaatgagCAAATTTCTATGAATAGGTGGAATTTGTCCGTCTCAAAACCTAAACAACGTATGGAGGATTAATCTGCTTGGACATTGGAATAAAGTTCACAGTACAAATATTTCCTCGTTAATTTGCAAtaacattatatatttttcttcgtACCATGCTTTAGACACATGAATCACAACTTGTTCCAAACCAATCACTAAAGCTTGGAAACTAAACTAGTAGAGCACGAAAGTTTGCTAAAAGAATCATTttctatattaaattaaaagaaatgcATTCACAAGCAAGATGCTGATTCTTCTATGAAATTTTCGGTAGTTAAGAGATTAAAATGCAATCACGCAAGGCCCAAAATATTTGGCAAGAGAAAATATCATAATCAATCAAGACTTTCATTAAGAACACAGTAAACTGCCATCAAAGAGGAGAAGGCAGAACGATGAAGCTCTAGGGTACTACCAAATCAAGAATGGTAAGAGATAAAGACAATCTAAGTTGTCGGAAAGAACTAACCGCTGAATATTGTATGTGCTTCGGAACTGTGTAGATGCAAGCTCTATGGAACTCTGCAAGAACAAGAACCATAGCACTTGGGACCTGGTTAAAATAATTTGCTAGCATTAGCATACAATAGTCACTgtattaagaaaaagaattaggaaatacaaaattattttttgggtGGTGGTGGTTGTTGTGGCGGTCCAACCAAGAAAACAAACCTCTAGAAATAAGCATAACTATGAAGGACTATTTTACCACTAATATGATACTATTTCAAGTTATACTATAATATCAATTGATATGGAACCTTTGGGTAAGCTTAAATACCAAAAACCCTTTATGTCTCCAGGGTTCAAGTTTTAGACGGGTGTAGGTGCCCCTACAAATGCTTAACCATCAATATTGGTCCTTTGCCTCTTCCCCTTTGAGTGATTTCTTGTGTGTACTAAGTGGTGATGTGTTGTTCAGGAGATTGATGTTCTTACAAAGGTTGCCTAAGCCACTAGTGGCAGGGTTGGGGGGCGTCATTTGAATTCAGAACATATTTGGTGCCCTTGATTTCACATTACATGCAATACATTATATGCAGgggtttaaatattaaaatatgaaatgaGATATTCaggaaaaagggggaaaaacaATAGGTAGGTACAAGAACAAAAACATGATCAGTGCAGTACCTGTGAGGTAACAAGAACAATAACATGACTCAGTGCAAATGCATCATGTGGACTTTCACATTGAGAAACGATCTGAAATATCAAAAGGAAGTTAGAAGCTTCGAGGCACTGGGCCAAACTACATGAAGAAAAGTTTCGAGAACAAGATCCAACTCttgttcaaaaaataataataataataataataagatccAATTGCATGATAGCTAAAGGTAATACAAGAACAGATATCTGAAAATAAAGTTAGCTATTGAGTAATGAAAGAGACGATCAAAGATGGTTAGTTATTCCATGCATGTCTTACAGTTGGCATCAATTGAAAAGAAAAGCAACATTGGTCTAGCTAGTTACCACACATAGCATGCCTATTTGAGTAGTAAATTTGACATGCCTAACcacattaaattaaaatataactaaaGAAACCACTTGtttttcacttttttaaaattaactctAGTACACAAATGTCAAACACAAGACCCTTCCATAAGTCATAATACTATGACCTACacaaatatgatattttaaacatattctacaaGGAGGTTAAATGAAAAACCTTCTTACTACCAGATCCGAGTAGGTTTCTAATCCCCGTGTAAATTTATAATAGGGGCTTGCCTCTGGACCATCAACAATTATACTTCCAGaacctctttttttttatttattagaatTTGTACTTCAAGAACTCTTAACATATTATAACTTAGGAATGAAATTCTAAGGCTTTGAGCCTATAACTTCAAGGTTGAATGCAAGAAGCCACTGCATCTGGGCACGACACTTCTAAATGTAGTCAACTACTAAACTACCATAATGAGTAACATAAAAGCAAGATGTATGATCAACTAGTTAATGAGATGCTATTACCTTCTTTGCAAATGCTGCAATGCTAATAGTTTGCGGACAAAGAGGAGCCATGAAAATCTTGAGAATTTCACTAGTTTTTGTTCTGAATCAGATTGAGCAGAACAATCAATCAATATGCTTCCgagaatacaaatacaaaaatgTTGTCTATTTGTAAAGCTAAAGTAAAAACACAAGTAACAAATAAATGTAACCTTAAATCTATTTCAAATATATTGCTTAATGCTACAATTACAAAGTTGTTCTACCAAGAGAAACTAAAGATTCATCTAATATTTCAAGTTTTCCATGGTTGGTGGCCCTAGGATCAAAGTGtagttcaaacttcaaagaCAAGAGTCAATACAATTATACAAATAAGCTCTAATCTAATAAATTcaactttaaattttagaaacatatTTTGTTAAAATACTAGCATAGACAGAAACCTTTCACAAAATAGTCGTGGTCAAACTAAACATTGTAGACAGCAATAACATCAATGCAGCCTGCGATAGGAACCAGGTTGTAACCAAATAAATACTAAGAAAGAAGCTCGCCAGTTGCAAAAAGAAATGCACATGAAAAACAAAAGCGCTCTATCAAAAGAGTTTCAATTGCAAAATAGCCATACAAAAACCAAAGAATGCTCATACCTGACGTTCTCTTTTGTCCCCCCTATTTGTTTGATTAGCCTAGCAATATGCTTTTCATGGGTGCTAAAATCCTGATAGGATGAAAAGATAGACATTTAGTATTATGATAACATCAATATACAAATACTCAAAGATATCATATCACAAGTCTTAGAGAGAAGATAGTCGATCCTAATTTAAGTCATAGGACGAAACTTTTACAAATCTGATTAATAGAAGTGACATAATTATAAGATGGGGTTTATGAAAAGAAAGGCTGAGAGATACATTCAATCACACGGTGACCAATGTTTACTATCATATGCTAACCAGGCAGTATGTTGCATTCCACGTAAAAATGAAATATCCATGCTTAGCAATATCTATTGCATATAGAACCGATAAAATAATAAGCTTTCAAACTACTTGTTAATGCCAAACCTTATTTGAACTCAATCTCAATGCTTGGTTTCCCTCCTCTATCTCCTTAAGTTTTTGTAGTCTCTCCGGCTCTAAAGTCAAAGCACTTTTTGAGGCTCTAACCATGCTATCTGCCATGAGATTGGCCCAAAAAATTCAATATTAGATAAAACACTGATATCAAGTAAGTTGACAGACCACACACAAAAAGTCATATGGAAATCTATCTTCTGGATAAAGAGAAATGAACATGAAAACATCCAGATAGAACGGAAAAAGAAATACATTGTCAGAAATTTTAAGTATATCATTTTTTACGAAAACAGAAAGCCATCATCACATTCATACTAAAAATCACCTGGTGATCTTGACACATATGATCCTTTCGGAGCAGCTTCTTTAGGTTGGCCGACTGAGTTTACTGGTTTGGTAGTTAGCGCCCCAACCATAGTTTCTTGCACTTGTACAATATcaacttttttaaagttttcaGCGGCTTCACTTTCAGCTGCTTCTTTCATTGCTCTCCTCTCAGCTTCTATGGCATCTTTCATTGCCGCCTCAGCTTTGGCTTTTGCCTGCACAAGTGTTTTTAGATGTGTGAGATGCAGTAAATTGCACCAACTATGGGGCTTAAGAGCAAGGTGAAAAAAACGTcgaaaatttgttttttgtcAAGTACctagaaaaatgtaaatataaatgttatatatgaatataaataattctttttggggataaGAAACAATTTTATTGATTGAATGAAATAATCCAAATAGGTAGAAAAGGTAAAATTTAAACTAAGAGATGTGAATCTTTACaccaagagagagagagattaaagcatgaaagattgatagatCTAAGATTTCATCTACAGGTGTCTTCGCCTTTGAACAGCCAAGCATTCCTTTCATCACATAACTTCTACAAAATGGCAATGACCATATTTGTCCATAGGAGACCGTTGGTATTGTTGAAAGGGCGTTTATTCAGTGTCATTTTTAACCAATCCATTGATCCCTATGGAGGTACTATAGACCAACCAAAGGTGAAATGTAATTCTCCCCAAATATTAGCAGCAAACGGGCAATGGATGAAAATGTGACTTTGATATTCATGATCATTCTGACAAAGGCGGCAGCAAGAGGGAGAGAAGCTTATCCATGGACATATCTTTTGTAGTAGATCCATAGTGTTGAGACAGGGGGGCTAATTTCCCAAATTAGAACTTTTACTCTCTTTGGGCGATGTACTCTCCTCAATATAAATTATGTTATGAGAATAAGATtatgaaaagttcaagaaattAGAGGTTTGATTAGAGATAAGTGGTCTTTGGCACCTCAATTTAAAGGTGGGTTGTTCCAAAAAGCTCAACTGGCCGTGCTATTCAAAACACTTACGTAGTTAGGTCCTGtaatttcttgtatttttttaccATTGGAAGTTGGAATTAACTCCCTGATAATATCATCTAATCTAAAAAGTAAATATAGGGTGGATTATTGATCAATGATCCTCATATTGAATCAAAGCAAGGTTGATAGAGTTAGAATTCAATAGAATTTGATTACAAGTTAACTACCCAAGAAACAATTGTTTTAATTCTACATCAAATCCAGTACCAGTAAAATGATTGACGCTCttataaaaaaatggaaacaaataaaaataaacaaacaaacaagaaaAAACATTCGTCATTTTCAAATAGCTAGTAACAAACCTCAGCTTCTGCTTTAACCTTTTCTTGACGCTTTTTATCTTCTAGAATGGCCTTCTCCTTTCTTTTGGCTTCCTCAAAAGCTGCATcaattcttatttttctttcttctctttgtgATATTTGTTCGTGATGATGTTGAACAGTTGTCAAGTACTTATCAAGGCCTTCGGCACTAAAAGTAGAGGTAAAGGATAAGCACAAGTAAAATTACAATGTTAGTTGGGGCTTCCATACAGTCATTCATAAGTGGCTAGGTATAGAAAAGAAGCACAAAGAACTAATTAGaacattcttaaaaaaattataaattataaaaaaatatttttttatatccaTGAGTGTACGGGCCAGCTTATGCGCACCTCGAGTAATCTCATAGGACAACCCGCCTGaccctacaacatttgggtGTCAAGAAAACTCATAAGATATTAAATCTTAGGTAGGTAGTCACCATGCATTGAACCCATGACCTCTTAACCCTTTATCAAGTTCATACCCCCTATTGACCACTAGGCTAACCCATGATggttaaaatgattttaaaaatctagTTGGTTAGGTTCAAGCATGGAGAAGAAAAAACTGCAAATTCAAGGTCGGAATGGTTGAATACAAAGAAATACATTAGTGGAATTCAATGCATAAACTTTTAGTTTACAATTATAGAAATGCCTTCAGCTTCGGCACTTGGTGAACATAAGTGAACATAACCATGACATAGAgaatatatgagatacaaatATTTTCTTGACGAAAGAAATCTGTGAAAGATTAAATAAAGGTATGTGACAGAAAATGATTTcctaaatttgaattaagaaagataaccaaatttgaattaagaaagatgaccaatttcattaaaaacaaaaataaagaaagatgaCCAAACAAACTAATAGAAAAGCATACATCTCACGTTGATATTGAGTATCAAGTCTCCGGTCAGCTTCTCGTCTTGCCTCATagtatttctcaatttgagagATTGCAGCACTTGACTTTTCATTTAAAGTAGTAAGGTCGGTCTCCAACCTTCCGAGTTGGTTCCTGATTTCCTCCTGTTTATAAACCAATTTAGAAAAACATTAGCAGAATAGGAATGTACATCTACTTTATCACACTAtggttgaaattgaaagttcTTCATAATTTCCAACATCTTATAAGTTTTAAGTCGTAGACGTCAGACTAAACGAGAATACAGCAACGACAACATCcaaattaaaaccatataaCTCATGAGTTTTTGTACCAAAAAAACCAccagttaaattaatttcacataCATCTCATCCACAGTACCTTGGTGCGATACAGCATCTAGAACTCCAAGAAttatcaaagaaagatcattatTCAACATCACAGTAATTCTTTTACAAAAGCGTCTCCCCAAAAGTATTATCTAGTATCTACTAAACCAAgcaaaaaccaaagaaaaataacaaactaattgaaaatttatgataAGTGATACGAGGGACGGACATAAAATGTCATGAGAAATGAAATGTATGTTACATCCATATTTAGATGCTAAAATATGTGTAGACATcaacaaaagaaacaaatataaattagaTACTCCCCAAAGTACCTTTATATTAAGCATATGATCATGTGTTAGCTGAGCTAAAGAACTTTCCACTAAATCCACGTCCTCCTTCAGGTAGGCTTGTGCTTCAAGAGTTGATTCATCGTCAGAATCTTCACTATCACTAGAGAAGGCAAGAAAAATCTTAAAACTTCATGGCAGAAAGCCAAATATGTAATAGTTCAAATCAAAATATACTAGCATGATAATTTTGCACATCACATGACGAAGAAAAGTTTAGAACATGAACAAATCGTCATTTTAAACTTCAcgtagaaaatatattttgggAAGATTAAGCACAAAtattcattaaattaaaaacaaaaaacgaaacttttaaaagaagaaataaagaaagtCGGATGCGGCAGTACAATAAAATACCTGAGAAAAATTCCATCACAATTGAAGCGCTTAGCATTTGAACTTGGGTCACAAAACACTTCAtcactaaatatttcatttagttCATCCTCATACACTCCCATTACAAAAGGCTTGGAGCTTCTCTTCGTAGTTTTTGTGATAGGGAAGTCTCTGTTAAGTTATAAACCAAAAATTCTTTAACAAAGAAATAAGAAGCATGCACAAATTCATTGTGTCTATTTCAgagataaaatatatatatatatatatatatatatatatcataccGTGAACATGTTTTCTTGAAAGGCATCGTGGATATCTTTAACCTCTCCTCCAAGTAATGAAGTTCCGCTCGCAAATCATCAAAGCTAAAATCAGGATCTGGGTCAACTGTAACTTGACCAACCTTAGAAGGACACCGAAGGGTCAACTTCACAGGACTCCTGAAGAATGAAACACAGACAAAAGAATAATTCAATTGACAATTAGGCTCCTGGTATGCCGTTCAACATGAAAAAATGACTATGCTAAACGATGTTTGTCAGGCATGTGTTAGTTTGAAGTCATCCATAACAGGCATGTACACAAAGATGCTAAATCTACAATGCAACAAAATGCCCAAAAAGTAACTTCAAAATTTTTGCCCAATCATAAAATCGACTTGAAAAAAATACGATTACAATATCAAAAGTTGAATGCGAAAGAATAAAGAACTTACATAGCTTCAATAAGCAAACTTTGAACTGCTTCAAATACCGGAGGAGAAACTGTTAATGTAACGGCCCGTC
Proteins encoded in this region:
- the LOC120081394 gene encoding E3 ubiquitin-protein ligase RGLG2-like encodes the protein MGGKNSREGGQRELYSYGSGNSSTWDQYNFPPPSPHVHQYPYAEPSDYGSQTPQPQRRLDRKYSRIADNYQSLDEVTAALAKAGLESSNLIVGIDFTKSNEWTGSRSFNRRSLHHIGNGQNPYEQAISIIGQTLSAFDEDNLIPCFGFGDASTHDQDVFSFYEDDRICNGFEEVLHRYREIVPNLKLAGPTSFAPIIEMAMTIVEQSGGQYHVLLIIADGQVTRSVDTHNGQLSLQEQKSIDAIVRASEYPLSIILVGVGDGPWDMMKEFDDNIPARAFDNFQFVNFTEMMSKNVNNVRRQTEFSLAALMEIPSQYLATLELGLLGRQRGISPERVPLPPPVYNGYSRTPRSNNFPTRTPSLGRYNQGVGTTSSSSSHYDNQLCPICLTNPKDLAFGCGHLTCCDCGENLELCPICRSFIQTRIRLY
- the LOC120081393 gene encoding protein GLE1 — its product is MSPVKLTLRCPSKVGQVTVDPDPDFSFDDLRAELHYLEERLKISTMPFKKTCSRDFPITKTTKRSSKPFVMGVYEDELNEIFSDEVFCDPSSNAKRFNCDGIFLSDSEDSDDESTLEAQAYLKEDVDLVESSLAQLTHDHMLNIKEEIRNQLGRLETDLTTLNEKSSAAISQIEKYYEARREADRRLDTQYQREIAEGLDKYLTTVQHHHEQISQREERKIRIDAAFEEAKRKEKAILEDKKRQEKVKAEAEAKAKAEAAMKDAIEAERRAMKEAAESEAAENFKKVDIVQVQETMVGALTTKPVNSVGQPKEAAPKGSYVSRSPDSMVRASKSALTLEPERLQKLKEIEEGNQALRLSSNKDFSTHEKHIARLIKQIGGTKENVRTKTSEILKIFMAPLCPQTISIAAFAKKIVSQCESPHDAFALSHVIVLVTSQVPSAMVLVLAEFHRACIYTVPKHIQYSAAAFESKESYYKTIGFREDNGKMESVENYLMRLEAYMKLYGALIQTEVPGVRNLHGLEEGWAWLARFLNAVPPNTYTAASLNAFLKVAGFALFRKYKSQFRKLLNIISDNFLSALRGKGNSHLNHIILDIESYLEDRRFLQEPEGRTLVGGSLASWDAVPEPEYTQDSYGHSSNSYFY